A genome region from Schlesneria paludicola DSM 18645 includes the following:
- a CDS encoding efflux RND transporter permease subunit: MISHFYRRYSVTILWLVGLSFPWLWYQSEQMRSNNDIETWLPRDTPVRQLYEEFKQDFGAEEVIVIGLPQKLATAKLVEAFAGRLERLPGIRHCWTPDRMIGRMNEFGVENAAARQRLNGLLTSQSGDLIGVVCMLSELGVKDRAQVVEDVKQTLTYCQFPLESVALTGAPVIVTELDRLGSQKSSRQFFLLTCGISLGLLYYSFGHMGLSLATLGTALWGIFLNQSIMLLFGGEMNFIMGSLAIMVMIFTLSISVHVVSYYDSARKEGHLEPLAAAVKESFSPCMLSTLTTLLGLVSLNVSSILPVSQFGYAAACGSIVALFVGLGVTPALLTVLPNCTVRSTRFHLDFRKWGTAVAANRWRILSSAAVLLAVTAIGILQLKPSINPTEFLPRKSKILADLNRIQDDLTNIDSIEAVVDLGGDKQAFVDQLQKVRAIEAKIAAHPGVRHTLSLAMFFPEEMPDNTRAAARILNLANSYSGDEGLVAGRQRLWRISARIRHDIPQSPVEVLNDLTEQLADEPVQFTGLTPLLKNAQQQIFDGFWQSFTAAVLTISLVMVLSLRSITAAVIAMIPNIIPIWLVFGGVGFLGMPVDIGMMMTGSIALGISVDCTFHFLVKYQAAYRQGASSTEAVCQSLEHSGEPMLDSTLISALGMLALCLSSFAPTARFGCLMAAQMMASLLGELVLLPAMLSCRPTRRVKTGAGKPGTFGQSGSANADTELEPEIHPFPAEVPSVPRRIRTAQ, from the coding sequence ATGATTTCGCACTTCTATCGACGATATAGCGTCACAATTCTCTGGCTCGTAGGCCTGTCGTTCCCCTGGCTTTGGTACCAGTCGGAACAGATGCGTTCCAATAACGACATCGAGACCTGGCTGCCACGTGATACGCCAGTACGACAGCTTTACGAGGAGTTCAAGCAGGACTTCGGCGCCGAAGAAGTCATTGTCATTGGACTGCCGCAAAAGCTTGCCACGGCAAAGCTGGTCGAAGCCTTCGCGGGCCGACTGGAGCGTCTGCCTGGCATTCGCCATTGCTGGACCCCCGACCGCATGATCGGGCGGATGAATGAATTCGGTGTCGAGAACGCTGCCGCGCGACAGCGCCTGAATGGCTTATTGACCTCGCAATCCGGCGATTTGATCGGCGTCGTCTGTATGCTCTCTGAGTTGGGAGTCAAAGACCGCGCTCAGGTCGTCGAAGATGTGAAACAGACCTTAACGTACTGTCAGTTCCCACTCGAATCGGTCGCCCTGACGGGGGCACCGGTCATCGTGACGGAGCTGGACCGATTGGGCAGCCAGAAATCCAGCCGACAGTTCTTTCTGTTGACCTGTGGAATCAGCCTGGGCCTGTTGTACTATTCATTCGGACATATGGGGCTGTCGCTGGCGACGCTGGGCACGGCGCTATGGGGAATTTTCCTCAACCAATCGATCATGCTGCTGTTCGGCGGCGAAATGAATTTCATCATGGGATCGCTGGCGATCATGGTGATGATTTTCACGCTCTCGATCTCGGTGCATGTGGTCAGTTACTATGACAGTGCACGGAAGGAAGGGCATCTGGAGCCACTAGCCGCCGCAGTGAAAGAGTCATTCAGTCCCTGCATGCTTTCGACGCTGACGACGCTGCTGGGGCTGGTTTCGCTGAATGTCAGCTCGATTCTTCCCGTCAGTCAGTTCGGATATGCCGCCGCGTGTGGTTCGATTGTGGCGCTGTTCGTGGGGCTGGGGGTGACCCCCGCTTTGCTGACGGTCTTGCCGAATTGCACCGTTCGGTCGACTCGCTTTCATCTCGACTTCCGCAAATGGGGGACCGCTGTCGCGGCGAACCGCTGGCGGATTCTTAGCAGCGCGGCCGTATTGTTGGCGGTGACGGCGATCGGCATCCTTCAGTTGAAGCCCAGTATCAACCCGACCGAATTCCTGCCCAGGAAAAGCAAAATCCTGGCGGACTTGAATCGCATCCAAGACGATTTGACGAACATCGATTCGATTGAAGCGGTGGTGGATCTCGGCGGGGACAAGCAGGCGTTTGTGGATCAGCTTCAGAAAGTACGTGCGATCGAAGCGAAGATTGCGGCGCACCCCGGCGTGCGTCATACGTTGTCGCTCGCGATGTTCTTCCCGGAAGAAATGCCAGATAACACACGCGCCGCGGCCCGTATCTTGAATCTGGCCAACTCGTACTCAGGTGATGAAGGGCTTGTCGCCGGTCGCCAGCGACTTTGGAGGATCTCGGCCCGAATCCGGCACGATATTCCGCAAAGCCCGGTGGAGGTGCTGAATGATTTGACGGAGCAACTTGCGGACGAACCTGTTCAGTTCACAGGACTGACCCCGCTGTTGAAAAATGCACAGCAGCAGATTTTCGATGGCTTCTGGCAAAGCTTCACGGCCGCTGTACTGACGATTTCACTGGTGATGGTCTTGTCGCTGCGGTCGATTACGGCTGCCGTGATTGCCATGATTCCCAACATCATTCCGATCTGGCTGGTGTTCGGCGGCGTCGGATTTCTAGGAATGCCGGTTGATATTGGCATGATGATGACCGGCAGCATCGCCCTGGGAATTTCTGTCGATTGTACCTTCCACTTCCTCGTGAAGTATCAGGCCGCCTATCGACAAGGAGCCTCATCGACCGAAGCGGTGTGTCAATCCCTTGAACACTCCGGCGAGCCGATGTTGGATTCCACCTTGATTTCGGCCTTGGGCATGTTGGCGTTGTGTTTGAGCAGTTTTGCTCCAACAGCCCGCTTCGGCTGTCTGATGGCTGCACAAATGATGGCATCATTGCTCGGTGAACTCGTGCTTCTGCCCGCGATGCTCAGTTGTCGGCCAACTCGGCGAGTGAAAACGGGGGCGGGAAAGCCGGGGACATTCGGACAATCCGGTTCGGCAAATGCCGACACCGAACTCGAGCCCGAAATTCATCCCTTCCCTGCTGAAGTCCCTTCGGTTCCCCGCCGGATTCGAACCGCTCAGTAA
- a CDS encoding purple acid phosphatase family protein, whose translation MSSLHRREFLGSSLGGFAAAFAFGPSLFAQDTVTAAAIADAASLSFAPDTLFLSWQQDPTSSMTVQWIGSETPADVSVKFATVDNPLWQLAKTITKPFSTTDLKVFRTQLTGLKDGTEYQFQIGNAAKIYRFRTMPQKATNTIQFVSGGDAGVDEHAVKTNILAAKQEPYFALIGGDLAYDNGKSPETFIKFLQNYHGHMIDAKGRLIPMLSCIGNHEVNGSYKMKRDKSPNYLSVFDNLFPEKTFGVLDIGDYLSLVLLDTDHLEPIAGEQTSWLEKTLADRQDRPHLMVANHVPAYPSYRAMEGANGGNGTGHEQRVHWCPLFERYNVDVVLEHHDHTFKRSHPLTNGLKDKNGVLYLGDGSWGKLRAAKTPEERPYLAATSSAYHVTVHRLEGEQRFHMALEESGKVADVCMTTNKRPARRG comes from the coding sequence ATGTCTTCCTTGCATCGACGTGAATTTCTTGGCTCTTCCTTGGGTGGATTCGCTGCGGCGTTTGCCTTCGGCCCATCGCTATTTGCTCAAGATACGGTCACGGCAGCTGCGATCGCAGATGCGGCGAGCCTCAGTTTTGCACCAGACACGTTGTTTCTCTCGTGGCAGCAAGATCCTACATCCTCAATGACCGTGCAGTGGATTGGGAGTGAAACGCCTGCTGATGTGTCGGTTAAGTTCGCGACGGTGGACAATCCCCTTTGGCAGCTCGCCAAGACCATCACCAAGCCGTTTTCGACAACAGACTTGAAGGTCTTTCGCACGCAGCTGACGGGATTGAAGGACGGAACCGAATATCAGTTCCAGATTGGGAATGCGGCGAAAATTTATCGGTTTCGCACGATGCCACAGAAGGCAACCAATACCATTCAATTCGTGTCTGGCGGCGACGCCGGGGTCGACGAACATGCCGTCAAAACCAATATTCTCGCCGCGAAGCAAGAACCGTACTTCGCCTTGATTGGGGGCGACTTGGCATATGACAATGGCAAATCGCCCGAGACATTCATCAAGTTCCTGCAGAATTATCATGGCCACATGATCGACGCCAAAGGTCGTCTGATTCCGATGCTGAGCTGTATCGGCAACCATGAAGTCAACGGCAGTTACAAGATGAAGCGGGATAAGTCACCGAATTACTTGAGCGTCTTCGACAATCTGTTTCCCGAGAAGACGTTCGGCGTCCTTGATATTGGTGACTATTTGAGCCTGGTTCTGCTCGATACAGACCACCTGGAACCGATCGCGGGCGAGCAGACCTCATGGCTCGAGAAGACTCTGGCCGATCGACAGGACCGTCCGCACCTGATGGTCGCGAACCATGTTCCTGCGTATCCGTCGTACCGGGCAATGGAAGGGGCCAACGGTGGAAACGGCACCGGCCATGAACAACGCGTGCATTGGTGTCCGTTGTTTGAGCGTTATAACGTCGATGTCGTGCTTGAACACCACGATCATACGTTCAAACGTAGTCATCCTTTGACAAATGGTCTGAAGGATAAGAACGGTGTGCTGTATCTGGGTGACGGTTCGTGGGGAAAATTACGCGCTGCCAAGACACCGGAAGAACGCCCCTACCTCGCGGCAACCAGCTCCGCGTACCACGTGACAGTTCACCGGTTGGAAGGGGAACAGCGATTCCACATGGCCCTGGAAGAATCCGGAAAAGTGGCGGATGTCTGCATGACCACGAACAAGCGGCCCGCCCGCCGCGGATAA
- a CDS encoding serine/threonine protein kinase, translated as MTGESDATTRKNDSNQPLKSLGKYQIERKLGQGGMGTVYLAKHTDLKKLIALKVLPQDKAKNPILVRRFKAEAQAAGQLEHPNIVSVYDTGEIDGHLFIAMEFVDGIDLFEYLRKHKVVPVKRSIEIVKEVASALQHAYEQNIVHRDIKPSNLLVRRDGTVKITDLGLARSIDDTLETNITRAGTTVGTVDYMAPEQARNSKSADIRSDIYSLGCTWYQMLTGLPPYPDGSMTNKLHAHSTKPLPDPRAQNENIPEGVFAILQRMTAKKPEDRYQTPAELLEDINRSKLTRAAFSNEILSDLTDDGESGTTVPVFDDAVEADPKRVKSRIEDELDAVPPGSTRIERTRPPESQHDSAVPTKGRSKLPSKSRPDDNEGPSHRKPNAVETSDKRVGKNAPKPLPPKRQPIVTETAPPSGVNLEMIKQILIATALCAGAIGIGWFVFQWSSQFDSGNPPQAVQPVTNPPEAVPVPPKLPEKPEVVAAPPVVQPTVAFDIVKQTPPDWSTATPDDGKDLPVFVVGPGAMDGIHLPNLNEALQAAEKTGGSIKLLGSGPFVVNSIELGNAKRIVIAPGLEDDRPLIIVRPSGPDSAAGISLKNGVLDLRGIHFLLDRSGNPSETLKSILTVTDGQLLVRNCSFTATGSDAVPASAVVFSSVQDSQNAPLIEPRLLLEHVVIRGNGLAGVSVHRANADVLIADSLIATGTAPVFDLKGYLVPGLADGVTSKPRRIIRVVRSILSARKHVLDLAVENTEKPPSTDFLFLDSICSAEGVGNATVLVSALQWPSVSTRTGSWLTNLNWTSVSSLYLGFEQWMESKSKFKVTGIEDWERVWNKKFDAAQFQSILWQEAPFADLSLVMPSDFDLAKLPYRDVKTARGELPGCQIDGLRVPAEISQSRLFATSQRPRLPEIVRAGTDVPSIRIDLAKDDLGLFLNRNDWPSGSVIEVTGSGFKSITPIKIVNKSVRLIFRQAEGHGPPLRIHPKVTDSKLKHDTTAMFFIENGVLELQSLSLEIPTSAKNLVFPWMINAKNASLVLKGCQIKGPQQHDVEGFNGLIQWEITNASPPATRTETPFLAIVDSLLLSMGHGIQANCDSGNLFLRNSIVATRGNALNFIATNPQSPTLPLVDLEHVTFAALESAIHVEIPDDKPDVVSAPVRLFVDFCAVLPPPEFKEGSAYEPAFVECSSPLVERKRIEWWGNSNGVAKEVQTLIRRTGGEPIKAVSDWHGAWGETNDVRLLTGPKGVVLASSPLGKWATMKAISFMLDSESTGATWADGARPVGADCRRLDESLQAKRTNKDSKSPSNKSNPSKSNANRNNPGF; from the coding sequence ATGACTGGCGAATCCGATGCGACGACGAGGAAGAACGACTCGAATCAGCCTCTTAAGTCGCTCGGCAAATATCAGATCGAACGGAAGCTGGGGCAAGGCGGGATGGGAACCGTCTATCTTGCGAAGCACACCGATCTGAAGAAGCTGATTGCGCTCAAGGTCTTGCCGCAAGATAAGGCAAAGAATCCGATCCTGGTTCGCCGGTTTAAAGCCGAGGCACAAGCGGCCGGGCAGCTGGAACACCCCAACATCGTTTCGGTCTACGATACCGGCGAAATTGACGGTCATCTTTTCATCGCGATGGAATTCGTCGACGGAATTGACCTGTTTGAGTATTTGCGCAAACACAAAGTCGTTCCCGTCAAACGTTCGATCGAGATCGTGAAAGAAGTCGCGTCGGCACTTCAGCACGCGTACGAACAAAACATCGTTCATCGTGACATCAAGCCGTCGAACTTGCTCGTGCGCCGTGACGGGACGGTCAAGATCACCGATTTGGGGCTGGCGAGGTCGATCGATGACACGCTCGAAACAAATATTACGCGGGCCGGCACAACGGTCGGCACGGTCGACTACATGGCGCCGGAACAGGCGCGAAACAGCAAGTCCGCCGATATTCGCAGCGATATCTACTCGCTGGGGTGTACCTGGTATCAGATGCTGACGGGGCTTCCCCCCTACCCCGATGGCAGCATGACCAACAAGCTGCATGCCCATTCGACAAAGCCTTTGCCAGATCCTCGGGCGCAGAACGAAAACATCCCCGAAGGGGTGTTCGCCATTTTGCAGCGGATGACGGCGAAGAAGCCAGAAGATCGATATCAGACTCCGGCCGAACTTCTGGAAGATATCAATCGATCCAAGCTCACCAGAGCGGCGTTTTCCAACGAAATTCTGAGCGATCTGACCGACGATGGTGAATCGGGAACGACAGTTCCTGTGTTCGACGATGCCGTCGAGGCTGACCCAAAGCGAGTGAAATCACGCATCGAGGACGAACTGGATGCGGTGCCTCCCGGATCGACGCGAATCGAGCGAACACGTCCCCCAGAGAGTCAACACGATTCGGCGGTTCCTACAAAAGGTCGCTCGAAGTTGCCCTCCAAGTCGCGTCCTGACGACAACGAGGGGCCGTCGCATCGCAAGCCCAATGCCGTCGAGACGTCCGACAAGCGTGTGGGCAAAAATGCGCCGAAACCACTGCCTCCCAAGCGTCAGCCGATTGTGACCGAGACGGCGCCACCGTCGGGCGTGAATCTCGAGATGATTAAGCAGATTCTCATCGCAACCGCGCTCTGTGCGGGGGCGATCGGTATCGGCTGGTTCGTGTTTCAGTGGAGCTCCCAGTTTGATTCCGGGAATCCGCCACAGGCGGTTCAGCCCGTGACCAATCCACCGGAAGCGGTACCGGTTCCACCCAAATTGCCAGAGAAGCCCGAAGTCGTTGCCGCCCCGCCGGTGGTGCAACCGACCGTGGCGTTCGATATCGTCAAGCAGACACCGCCTGACTGGTCCACAGCGACCCCAGACGATGGAAAAGACCTGCCCGTGTTCGTGGTGGGGCCGGGAGCGATGGACGGAATCCATCTGCCCAATTTGAACGAGGCTTTGCAAGCGGCAGAGAAAACCGGCGGTTCGATCAAGTTGCTGGGCAGCGGGCCATTCGTGGTGAACAGCATCGAGCTTGGGAATGCGAAGCGGATCGTGATCGCGCCGGGCCTTGAGGATGATCGACCGCTCATTATCGTTCGTCCTTCAGGGCCTGATTCGGCGGCCGGAATCTCCTTGAAGAACGGAGTGCTCGACCTGCGGGGGATCCACTTTCTGCTCGACCGCAGCGGCAACCCCTCCGAAACTCTCAAATCGATCCTGACAGTGACGGACGGACAACTTCTTGTTCGAAATTGCTCGTTCACGGCGACCGGTTCTGATGCGGTCCCTGCGTCCGCGGTCGTCTTCAGCAGCGTTCAGGACTCTCAAAATGCACCTTTGATCGAACCGCGGCTCCTGCTCGAGCATGTTGTCATCCGTGGAAATGGTTTGGCAGGCGTTAGTGTGCATCGCGCGAATGCGGACGTCCTGATTGCCGATTCTCTGATCGCAACCGGGACGGCCCCGGTATTCGACTTGAAGGGATACCTGGTTCCTGGGCTCGCGGATGGGGTTACGAGCAAACCCCGTCGAATCATTCGAGTTGTTCGCTCGATCCTGAGTGCTCGCAAGCATGTCCTGGATCTTGCCGTCGAGAATACCGAGAAGCCTCCTTCGACAGACTTCCTGTTTTTGGATTCGATTTGTTCCGCGGAAGGTGTCGGCAATGCGACCGTCCTGGTCTCCGCATTGCAATGGCCCAGTGTATCAACCCGGACCGGAAGCTGGCTTACCAATTTGAATTGGACGTCCGTGTCGTCGTTGTATCTGGGGTTCGAACAGTGGATGGAATCCAAGTCGAAATTCAAAGTCACGGGGATCGAGGACTGGGAACGAGTCTGGAATAAGAAGTTTGACGCGGCGCAGTTTCAGTCGATCCTGTGGCAGGAAGCTCCGTTCGCCGATCTCAGTTTGGTGATGCCCAGCGACTTTGATTTGGCGAAGCTGCCCTATCGAGATGTCAAGACGGCGCGCGGCGAGTTGCCGGGATGTCAGATCGATGGTTTACGGGTGCCCGCCGAGATTTCACAGTCTCGACTTTTTGCCACCAGCCAGCGACCAAGACTTCCCGAGATCGTCCGTGCCGGGACGGATGTGCCCTCGATTCGAATTGATCTGGCCAAAGACGACTTGGGATTGTTCCTCAATCGAAACGACTGGCCCTCTGGAAGTGTCATTGAGGTGACCGGATCAGGGTTCAAGAGCATTACGCCCATCAAGATTGTGAACAAATCGGTGCGCCTGATTTTCCGACAGGCCGAGGGCCATGGTCCACCGCTACGAATTCATCCCAAGGTCACGGATTCAAAATTGAAACATGACACCACCGCCATGTTTTTCATTGAGAATGGGGTTCTGGAACTTCAGTCTCTGTCGCTTGAGATCCCGACCTCTGCGAAAAATCTCGTATTTCCCTGGATGATCAATGCCAAGAATGCCAGCCTGGTGCTGAAGGGTTGTCAAATCAAGGGCCCGCAACAACATGACGTCGAGGGTTTCAATGGCCTGATTCAATGGGAGATAACGAATGCATCACCGCCCGCAACTCGCACTGAAACCCCATTTCTGGCGATTGTTGATAGCCTGCTGCTGAGTATGGGGCATGGCATTCAGGCAAACTGTGATTCAGGGAATCTGTTCCTGCGGAACAGCATCGTTGCCACGCGTGGCAACGCCCTGAATTTCATTGCGACAAATCCGCAAAGTCCAACATTGCCGCTCGTCGATCTGGAACACGTGACGTTTGCCGCGTTGGAATCTGCGATTCACGTCGAAATTCCAGACGACAAACCCGATGTCGTGTCGGCACCGGTTCGGCTGTTCGTCGACTTCTGTGCGGTGTTGCCGCCTCCGGAATTCAAAGAAGGATCGGCGTATGAGCCGGCGTTTGTCGAGTGTTCCAGTCCATTAGTGGAACGGAAGCGGATTGAATGGTGGGGCAACTCCAACGGTGTCGCAAAAGAGGTTCAAACTCTGATTCGGCGAACCGGGGGAGAGCCAATTAAGGCGGTCTCAGATTGGCACGGCGCTTGGGGTGAAACCAACGACGTGCGGTTATTGACGGGACCGAAGGGGGTTGTGTTGGCATCGTCGCCGCTTGGGAAATGGGCGACGATGAAGGCGATTTCGTTCATGCTTGATTCCGAGTCGACTGGTGCGACTTGGGCGGATGGAGCGCGCCCCGTCGGTGCGGACTGCCGCCGCTTGGATGAGTCACTCCAGGCGAAAAGAACGAACAAAGATTCAAAGTCGCCAAGCAATAAATCCAACCCGTCGAAATCGAATGCGAACCGCAACAATCCGGGGTTCTGA
- a CDS encoding DUF1559 domain-containing protein, translating to MMYRPERDHSTPSTHRGFTLIELLVVIAIIAVLIALLLPAVQQAREAARRTQCKNNLKQIGLAIHNYHDTFTIFPPAMVRRSAGANIPTQTHSNGAAWSLRILPFLDQANLYNLFNFNAEPAWADTIPYPANPAMTTYAAVAGTALPVFLCPSDSSDSAKAVKLAGPINYMVCVGNTDNWCADSLGNYSGINSITCQNEGVAVIYGMSAVRIAHVTDGLSNTMVVAESRVGFPYVQQDNNYSGCQSGTATPATSWCSSNSGTYAPCAYTATGASNNRYEPRGWSWVYAQGMQSWSFTTLLKPNDKSFVAENMECTSTPWQQAAYAARSAHVGGVQISMGDGSVRFISDNINLGTWQSLGDRADGTTVGEF from the coding sequence ATGATGTACCGGCCCGAACGTGACCACTCAACACCCTCGACACATCGCGGTTTTACACTCATTGAACTGCTCGTGGTCATTGCAATCATTGCAGTGCTGATTGCGTTGCTGTTACCCGCGGTCCAACAAGCTCGTGAAGCGGCGCGACGAACACAGTGCAAGAACAATCTCAAACAGATTGGCCTGGCAATCCATAACTACCACGACACGTTTACAATCTTTCCACCTGCCATGGTCAGACGGTCGGCGGGCGCCAACATTCCGACGCAGACTCATAGCAACGGCGCCGCGTGGTCGCTTCGAATTCTGCCATTTCTCGACCAGGCAAACCTTTACAATTTGTTCAACTTCAATGCGGAACCGGCCTGGGCCGACACGATTCCCTATCCCGCGAACCCTGCCATGACGACCTACGCCGCCGTGGCAGGCACCGCGCTGCCGGTGTTCCTTTGCCCTTCGGATTCGTCTGATTCCGCCAAGGCCGTGAAACTGGCAGGCCCCATCAATTACATGGTGTGCGTTGGCAATACCGACAATTGGTGTGCCGATTCGCTGGGGAACTATTCCGGAATCAACTCCATCACCTGCCAGAATGAAGGCGTCGCCGTGATCTATGGGATGAGTGCCGTTCGAATCGCGCATGTGACAGATGGCCTGTCCAACACGATGGTTGTCGCGGAATCGCGTGTCGGGTTTCCCTACGTCCAGCAGGACAACAACTATTCGGGCTGTCAATCAGGAACCGCGACCCCGGCCACATCGTGGTGCTCGTCGAATTCCGGGACTTATGCGCCGTGTGCATACACCGCCACGGGTGCGTCGAACAACCGCTACGAACCACGTGGCTGGAGCTGGGTTTATGCCCAGGGAATGCAATCATGGTCATTTACCACGCTGCTAAAGCCCAACGACAAATCCTTTGTTGCCGAGAACATGGAATGCACTTCAACGCCTTGGCAGCAAGCCGCCTACGCTGCACGAAGTGCACACGTTGGTGGGGTGCAGATCTCAATGGGTGACGGCTCGGTCCGCTTTATTTCCGACAATATCAACCTTGGCACATGGCAGAGTTTGGGCGACCGCGCCGACGGAACAACCGTTGGGGAATTCTGA
- a CDS encoding ATP-dependent helicase: MSSTPYSPFLSTPASKPGFTPPPKPSGAAGGGQRPGGASLDELNPSQRDAAKTLDGPLLVLAGAGTGKTRVITFRMAEMIRSGIDPNRILSVTFTNKAAKEMAERMSHFLGRRPSSRPVISTFHSLCVRILREEIEALGYPSKFVIYDRGDQESAARKALRDIKVTDAALKPADLLGQISRWKMVGVLPELAAEYADDDKGFLASSGYRRYQQSLRASGAVDFDDLLLLTAQLFDQFPDVLARQQKKFEKVQIDEYQDTNEMQFQIIGSLVKPHRNLCVVGDDDQSIYGWRGAEVKHILSFQQHFPEAKVVRLQDNYRCTGEIIRLANQLVKHNRGRHDKTLVAHKDGPTPCVKPYADEQTEAEGVVREINYLVKELKVPPQDIAILFRTNEQPRLFETELRRVRVPYQLVGGQSFFDRKEVRDVMAYLKVLSNPQDEVSLLRIINTPQRGIGDASTSKLLNRAVKSGRKIWDVIPDALAEKEITQKTAKAIEQFRHLMVGYHQRFNASGARLGETLQQLLHEIDYESEIEKQYKAADQQLARSAVLDECISALREYEQKSAKPSLTEFLDQTSLNGNDRSFGEDDSFEQSAVKLMTLHSAKGLEFPRVYLVGLEEGLLPHKRSITDELENNPAAIEEERRLAYVGITRAKDVLTISYAQTRMKWGKRSTTKPSRFLVEMQRAIRE, from the coding sequence GTGTCGTCGACACCCTATTCACCTTTTCTCAGCACACCAGCATCGAAGCCTGGATTCACTCCACCACCGAAACCCAGTGGCGCCGCGGGCGGCGGGCAACGTCCCGGCGGGGCGTCGCTGGATGAACTCAATCCGTCACAACGCGATGCCGCCAAAACGCTGGATGGCCCGTTGCTGGTTTTGGCAGGTGCGGGCACAGGAAAGACCCGCGTGATCACATTTCGCATGGCCGAAATGATCCGAAGCGGGATTGATCCGAATCGAATCTTGTCGGTGACATTCACGAACAAAGCCGCCAAGGAAATGGCCGAACGAATGTCGCATTTTCTTGGCCGGCGCCCGTCGAGCCGACCTGTGATCTCGACGTTTCACTCGTTGTGTGTGCGAATTCTTCGCGAAGAGATCGAAGCACTGGGTTACCCCAGTAAATTCGTCATTTACGATCGGGGTGATCAGGAATCGGCGGCGCGAAAGGCACTCCGCGACATCAAGGTGACCGACGCCGCTCTGAAACCCGCAGACCTGCTGGGCCAAATCAGCCGCTGGAAAATGGTGGGCGTCCTTCCGGAACTGGCCGCAGAGTATGCCGACGACGATAAGGGATTTCTCGCCTCGTCAGGATATCGTCGCTATCAGCAAAGCCTGCGCGCATCAGGTGCCGTCGACTTTGACGACCTGCTGCTGCTGACCGCGCAATTGTTCGATCAGTTTCCAGACGTGCTGGCGCGGCAACAAAAAAAATTCGAGAAAGTGCAGATCGACGAGTATCAAGATACGAACGAGATGCAGTTCCAGATTATCGGGTCATTGGTCAAACCCCATCGCAATCTGTGCGTCGTGGGCGATGACGATCAGTCGATCTATGGGTGGCGCGGTGCGGAAGTGAAGCACATTCTGAGTTTCCAACAGCACTTCCCCGAAGCGAAGGTCGTCCGTCTGCAGGATAACTATCGCTGCACCGGCGAAATCATTCGCCTGGCCAACCAGCTCGTCAAACACAACCGCGGCCGTCACGACAAAACACTGGTCGCACACAAAGACGGACCGACTCCCTGCGTGAAACCCTACGCGGACGAGCAGACCGAAGCCGAAGGCGTTGTGCGTGAGATCAACTACCTGGTGAAAGAACTGAAAGTTCCGCCGCAAGACATCGCCATTCTGTTTCGAACGAACGAACAACCTCGACTGTTCGAGACGGAACTGCGCCGCGTGCGCGTTCCCTATCAGCTCGTCGGCGGGCAGTCGTTCTTCGATCGAAAAGAGGTGCGCGATGTCATGGCCTACCTGAAGGTGCTGTCGAACCCTCAGGACGAAGTCTCACTGCTGCGAATCATCAATACTCCGCAGCGTGGGATTGGCGACGCATCGACGTCCAAACTGCTGAATCGCGCCGTGAAATCCGGTCGGAAAATCTGGGACGTAATTCCCGATGCACTCGCCGAGAAAGAGATTACACAGAAGACCGCCAAAGCGATTGAACAGTTTCGCCACCTGATGGTGGGCTATCATCAGCGATTCAATGCGAGCGGCGCCCGCCTTGGCGAGACGCTTCAGCAATTGCTGCACGAAATCGACTACGAAAGCGAGATTGAAAAGCAGTACAAGGCCGCCGATCAACAATTGGCCCGATCGGCCGTACTGGATGAATGCATCAGTGCGTTGCGCGAGTACGAACAGAAGTCGGCCAAACCCAGTCTGACAGAGTTTCTGGATCAAACGTCGCTCAACGGCAACGATCGCAGCTTCGGCGAAGATGATTCATTCGAACAATCCGCCGTGAAGCTGATGACCCTGCACAGCGCCAAAGGTCTTGAATTCCCGCGAGTTTATCTTGTCGGTCTGGAAGAAGGATTGCTGCCCCACAAGCGATCCATTACCGATGAATTGGAGAACAACCCCGCGGCAATCGAAGAAGAACGCCGACTGGCGTATGTGGGAATTACACGAGCGAAGGACGTCTTGACGATCAGCTACGCGCAAACACGCATGAAATGGGGCAAGCGTTCAACCACCAAGCCTTCACGGTTTCTGGTCGAAATGCAGCGCGCGATCCGCGAATGA